A single Anopheles maculipalpis chromosome 3RL, idAnoMacuDA_375_x, whole genome shotgun sequence DNA region contains:
- the LOC126564205 gene encoding sodium/hydrogen exchanger 7 isoform X1 yields MFKRRVKSQHTHRSRYRFLPVVVLLVLAQWCLLNTAVTAESTDIELDAKANKIHQIDSLNLLLYTFLLTLTVLTIWLFKHRRVSWLHETGLAVIYGLIVGAIIRYAGTTTPIIHVSVEAEPDAKFNQSLPPDTLWLKFPGNLPHGSDQPVKANKTYTYSFRGELGNVEENEIDLKATFDPEIFFNIILPPIIFHAGYSLKRKYFFRNLGAILMFAIIGTTLSAFLIGALMYGFVQLMPKLKSSFTFLDTLYFGALISPTDPLTILAIFSDMHVDVNLYALVFGESVLNDAVAIVLSGAIQNYGEHYSSNGEFEGHAFLRSLGDFFSVFAFSLLIGASMGCVTAMMTKFTRIRDFPLLESALFVLMSYSTFLIAEAAELTGVVAVLFCGICQAHYTYNNLSDDSRTRTKQIFELLNFLAENFIFSYIGVSMFTFPKHHFDPLFIFTGFMCAAIGRAVNIYPLSALLNIARKPKISWNFQHMLFFAGLRGAMSFALAIRNTVSDARQAMLTTTSLIVITTVIIQGGAANFLLNWLNIPVGVDDETEVLPYQGVRSVYNSMENTAGDLENPDSEGATTPGGTRRGHEKAVLARLWGNFDTRYMKPLLTHSRPTLLETLPVCLSPLARLLTTTEQLTQDGPTRRSDSDSDLCIDDDDRASRGGPTDGSGRRNSINRLEIMDDNEHGTFRVASSATIANRIIQQGRRASGKIFHF; encoded by the exons ATGTTTAAGCGGCGTGTGAAATCACAGCATACTCATCGATCGCGATATCGGTTtctgccggtggtggtgctgctagTGCTAGCCCAATGGTGCCTACTAAACACAGCCGTTACGGCCGAATCTACCGATATCGAGCTCGATGCGAAGGCGAACAAAATCCATCAGATCGATTCGCTCAATCTGTTGCTTTACACCTTCCTGCTAACGTTGACGGTGCTAACGATATGGTTATTTAAACATAGGCGCGTTTCATGGCTGCACGAAACGGGTCTGGCCGTTATATATG GCCTCATTGTGGGCGCCATTATCCGTTATGCAGGAACCACCACACCAATCATTCACGTTTCCGTGGAAGCCGAACCGGATGCCAAGTTCAACCAAAGCCTCCCACCGGACACGTTATGGCTCAAGTTTCCGGGAAATTTGCCGCACGGTTCCGATCAACcggtaaaagcaaacaaaacgtacaCGTACAGCTTTCGGGGCGAGCTGGGCAATGTGGAAGAGAACGAGATCGATCTGAAGGCGACGTTTGATCCGGAAATCTTTTTCAACATCATCCTGCCACCGATCATCTTCCATGCCGGTTACAGCTTAAAGAGG aaatatttcTTCCGTAACCTCGGAGCGATTTTAATGTTTGCCATCATCGGTACGACCCTGTCGGCGTTTTTAATTGGTGCACTAATGTACGGATTCGTCCAGCTGATGCCAAAGCTAAAGTCGAGCTTTACGTTTCTGGATACGCTGTACTTTGGGGCCCTTATTTCTCCTACGGATCCGCTTACCATTTTGGCGATCTTTAGCGATATGCATGTGGATGTTAATCTGTATGCGCTTGTGTTTGGTGAAAGTGTACTGAACGATGCCGTTGCGATCGTGCTCAGTGG tgCAATCCAAAACTACGGCGAACATTACTCGAGCAATGGTGAATTTGAAGGGCATGCGTTTTTACGATCGTTGGGCGATTTCTTTAGCGTGTTTGCCTTTTCACTGTTAATCGGTGCATCGATGGGGTGCGTTACGGCCATGATGACCAAGTTTACAAGGATACGAGACTTTCCACTGCTGGAATCGGCCTTGTTTGTACTGATGTCGTACAGTACGTTTTTAATTGCTGAAGCGGCTGAGTTGACCG GAGTTGTTGCTGTACTGTTTTGCGGCATCTGTCAAGCACATTACACGTACAACAACCTTTCGGATGACTCCCGGACACGGACGAAGCAGATATTTGAGTTGCTTAATTTTCTTGCTGAAAACTTCATCTTCTCGTACATCGGTGTGTCCATGTTTACCTTCCCCAAGCATCATTTTGATCCGCTGTTCATTTTTACCGGATTT ATGTGCGCGGCTATTGGGCGTGCTGTAAATATTTATCCCCTTTCAGCGTTGCTGAACATTGCTAGAAAGCCAAAGATTTCGTGGAACTTTCAGCACATGCTGTTCTTTGCAG GATTACGTGGTGCAATGTCTTTCGCACTTGCGATTCGTAACACGGTGTCCGATGCAAGACAGGCTATGCTAACGACAACGTCATTGATTGTTATTACTACCGTTATCATCCAGGGAGGTGCCGCTAACTTCCTGCTAAACTGGTTGAATATACC TGTTGGCGTTGATGATGAAACGGAAGTTCTACCCTATCAAGGCGTTCGTAGC GTGTACAATTCGATGGAGAACACAGCTGGG GATTTGGAAAATCCAGATAGTGAGGGTGCCACCACACCGGGAGGAACACGAAGAGGGCACGAAAAGGCTGTCCTGGCACGACTGTGGGGAAACTTCGATACAAG GTATATGAAACCATTGCTGACCCATTCGAGGCCGACATTGCTCGAAACGTTACCCGTTTGCTTGAGCCCATTGGCTCGTTTGCTCACCACAACCGAGCAGCTGACGCAG GATGGTCCAACGCGCCGTTCGGATTCCGATTCCGACCTATGCATCGATGACGATGATCGTGCTTCGCGCGGTGGCCCCACTGATGGTAGCGGTCGCAGGAACTCAATCAATCGC TTAGAAATTATGGACGACAATGAGCATGGCACGTTCCGCGTTGCATCCTCTGCCACTATTGCCAACCGCATCATACAGCAGGGAAGAAGGGCCAGTGGAAAAATATTCCACTTCTAA
- the LOC126564205 gene encoding sodium/hydrogen exchanger 7 isoform X4: protein MFKRRVKSQHTHRSRYRFLPVVVLLVLAQWCLLNTAVTAESTDIELDAKANKIHQIDSLNLLLYTFLLTLTVLTIWLFKHRRVSWLHETGLAVIYGLIVGAIIRYAGTTTPIIHVSVEAEPDAKFNQSLPPDTLWLKFPGNLPHGSDQPVKANKTYTYSFRGELGNVEENEIDLKATFDPEIFFNIILPPIIFHAGYSLKRKYFFRNLGAILMFAIIGTTLSAFLIGALMYGFVQLMPKLKSSFTFLDTLYFGALISPTDPLTILAIFSDMHVDVNLYALVFGESVLNDAVAIVLSGAIQNYGEHYSSNGEFEGHAFLRSLGDFFSVFAFSLLIGASMGCVTAMMTKFTRIRDFPLLESALFVLMSYSTFLIAEAAELTGVVAVLFCGICQAHYTYNNLSDDSRTRTKQIFELLNFLAENFIFSYIGVSMFTFPKHHFDPLFIFTGFMCAAIGRAVNIYPLSALLNIARKPKISWNFQHMLFFAGLRGAMSFALAIRNTVSDARQAMLTTTSLIVITTVIIQGGAANFLLNWLNIPVGVDDETEVLPYQGVRSVYNSMENTAGDLENPDSEGATTPGGTRRGHEKAVLARLWGNFDTRYMKPLLTHSRPTLLETLPVCLSPLARLLTTTEQLTQDGPTRRSDSDSDLCIDDDDRASRGGPTDGSGRRNSINRKRTI from the exons ATGTTTAAGCGGCGTGTGAAATCACAGCATACTCATCGATCGCGATATCGGTTtctgccggtggtggtgctgctagTGCTAGCCCAATGGTGCCTACTAAACACAGCCGTTACGGCCGAATCTACCGATATCGAGCTCGATGCGAAGGCGAACAAAATCCATCAGATCGATTCGCTCAATCTGTTGCTTTACACCTTCCTGCTAACGTTGACGGTGCTAACGATATGGTTATTTAAACATAGGCGCGTTTCATGGCTGCACGAAACGGGTCTGGCCGTTATATATG GCCTCATTGTGGGCGCCATTATCCGTTATGCAGGAACCACCACACCAATCATTCACGTTTCCGTGGAAGCCGAACCGGATGCCAAGTTCAACCAAAGCCTCCCACCGGACACGTTATGGCTCAAGTTTCCGGGAAATTTGCCGCACGGTTCCGATCAACcggtaaaagcaaacaaaacgtacaCGTACAGCTTTCGGGGCGAGCTGGGCAATGTGGAAGAGAACGAGATCGATCTGAAGGCGACGTTTGATCCGGAAATCTTTTTCAACATCATCCTGCCACCGATCATCTTCCATGCCGGTTACAGCTTAAAGAGG aaatatttcTTCCGTAACCTCGGAGCGATTTTAATGTTTGCCATCATCGGTACGACCCTGTCGGCGTTTTTAATTGGTGCACTAATGTACGGATTCGTCCAGCTGATGCCAAAGCTAAAGTCGAGCTTTACGTTTCTGGATACGCTGTACTTTGGGGCCCTTATTTCTCCTACGGATCCGCTTACCATTTTGGCGATCTTTAGCGATATGCATGTGGATGTTAATCTGTATGCGCTTGTGTTTGGTGAAAGTGTACTGAACGATGCCGTTGCGATCGTGCTCAGTGG tgCAATCCAAAACTACGGCGAACATTACTCGAGCAATGGTGAATTTGAAGGGCATGCGTTTTTACGATCGTTGGGCGATTTCTTTAGCGTGTTTGCCTTTTCACTGTTAATCGGTGCATCGATGGGGTGCGTTACGGCCATGATGACCAAGTTTACAAGGATACGAGACTTTCCACTGCTGGAATCGGCCTTGTTTGTACTGATGTCGTACAGTACGTTTTTAATTGCTGAAGCGGCTGAGTTGACCG GAGTTGTTGCTGTACTGTTTTGCGGCATCTGTCAAGCACATTACACGTACAACAACCTTTCGGATGACTCCCGGACACGGACGAAGCAGATATTTGAGTTGCTTAATTTTCTTGCTGAAAACTTCATCTTCTCGTACATCGGTGTGTCCATGTTTACCTTCCCCAAGCATCATTTTGATCCGCTGTTCATTTTTACCGGATTT ATGTGCGCGGCTATTGGGCGTGCTGTAAATATTTATCCCCTTTCAGCGTTGCTGAACATTGCTAGAAAGCCAAAGATTTCGTGGAACTTTCAGCACATGCTGTTCTTTGCAG GATTACGTGGTGCAATGTCTTTCGCACTTGCGATTCGTAACACGGTGTCCGATGCAAGACAGGCTATGCTAACGACAACGTCATTGATTGTTATTACTACCGTTATCATCCAGGGAGGTGCCGCTAACTTCCTGCTAAACTGGTTGAATATACC TGTTGGCGTTGATGATGAAACGGAAGTTCTACCCTATCAAGGCGTTCGTAGC GTGTACAATTCGATGGAGAACACAGCTGGG GATTTGGAAAATCCAGATAGTGAGGGTGCCACCACACCGGGAGGAACACGAAGAGGGCACGAAAAGGCTGTCCTGGCACGACTGTGGGGAAACTTCGATACAAG GTATATGAAACCATTGCTGACCCATTCGAGGCCGACATTGCTCGAAACGTTACCCGTTTGCTTGAGCCCATTGGCTCGTTTGCTCACCACAACCGAGCAGCTGACGCAG GATGGTCCAACGCGCCGTTCGGATTCCGATTCCGACCTATGCATCGATGACGATGATCGTGCTTCGCGCGGTGGCCCCACTGATGGTAGCGGTCGCAGGAACTCAATCAATCGC AAACGTACTATTTAA
- the LOC126564205 gene encoding sodium/hydrogen exchanger 7 isoform X3 yields the protein MFKRRVKSQHTHRSRYRFLPVVVLLVLAQWCLLNTAVTAESTDIELDAKANKIHQIDSLNLLLYTFLLTLTVLTIWLFKHRRVSWLHETGLAVIYGLIVGAIIRYAGTTTPIIHVSVEAEPDAKFNQSLPPDTLWLKFPGNLPHGSDQPVKANKTYTYSFRGELGNVEENEIDLKATFDPEIFFNIILPPIIFHAGYSLKRKYFFRNLGAILMFAIIGTTLSAFLIGALMYGFVQLMPKLKSSFTFLDTLYFGALISPTDPLTILAIFSDMHVDVNLYALVFGESVLNDAVAIVLSGAIQNYGEHYSSNGEFEGHAFLRSLGDFFSVFAFSLLIGASMGCVTAMMTKFTRIRDFPLLESALFVLMSYSTFLIAEAAELTGVVAVLFCGICQAHYTYNNLSDDSRTRTKQIFELLNFLAENFIFSYIGVSMFTFPKHHFDPLFIFTGFMCAAIGRAVNIYPLSALLNIARKPKISWNFQHMLFFAGLRGAMSFALAIRNTVSDARQAMLTTTSLIVITTVIIQGGAANFLLNWLNIPVGVDDETEVLPYQGVRSVYNSMENTAGDLENPDSEGATTPGGTRRGHEKAVLARLWGNFDTRYMKPLLTHSRPTLLETLPVCLSPLARLLTTTEQLTQDGPTRRSDSDSDLCIDDDDRASRGGPTDGSGRRNSINRQKRTI from the exons ATGTTTAAGCGGCGTGTGAAATCACAGCATACTCATCGATCGCGATATCGGTTtctgccggtggtggtgctgctagTGCTAGCCCAATGGTGCCTACTAAACACAGCCGTTACGGCCGAATCTACCGATATCGAGCTCGATGCGAAGGCGAACAAAATCCATCAGATCGATTCGCTCAATCTGTTGCTTTACACCTTCCTGCTAACGTTGACGGTGCTAACGATATGGTTATTTAAACATAGGCGCGTTTCATGGCTGCACGAAACGGGTCTGGCCGTTATATATG GCCTCATTGTGGGCGCCATTATCCGTTATGCAGGAACCACCACACCAATCATTCACGTTTCCGTGGAAGCCGAACCGGATGCCAAGTTCAACCAAAGCCTCCCACCGGACACGTTATGGCTCAAGTTTCCGGGAAATTTGCCGCACGGTTCCGATCAACcggtaaaagcaaacaaaacgtacaCGTACAGCTTTCGGGGCGAGCTGGGCAATGTGGAAGAGAACGAGATCGATCTGAAGGCGACGTTTGATCCGGAAATCTTTTTCAACATCATCCTGCCACCGATCATCTTCCATGCCGGTTACAGCTTAAAGAGG aaatatttcTTCCGTAACCTCGGAGCGATTTTAATGTTTGCCATCATCGGTACGACCCTGTCGGCGTTTTTAATTGGTGCACTAATGTACGGATTCGTCCAGCTGATGCCAAAGCTAAAGTCGAGCTTTACGTTTCTGGATACGCTGTACTTTGGGGCCCTTATTTCTCCTACGGATCCGCTTACCATTTTGGCGATCTTTAGCGATATGCATGTGGATGTTAATCTGTATGCGCTTGTGTTTGGTGAAAGTGTACTGAACGATGCCGTTGCGATCGTGCTCAGTGG tgCAATCCAAAACTACGGCGAACATTACTCGAGCAATGGTGAATTTGAAGGGCATGCGTTTTTACGATCGTTGGGCGATTTCTTTAGCGTGTTTGCCTTTTCACTGTTAATCGGTGCATCGATGGGGTGCGTTACGGCCATGATGACCAAGTTTACAAGGATACGAGACTTTCCACTGCTGGAATCGGCCTTGTTTGTACTGATGTCGTACAGTACGTTTTTAATTGCTGAAGCGGCTGAGTTGACCG GAGTTGTTGCTGTACTGTTTTGCGGCATCTGTCAAGCACATTACACGTACAACAACCTTTCGGATGACTCCCGGACACGGACGAAGCAGATATTTGAGTTGCTTAATTTTCTTGCTGAAAACTTCATCTTCTCGTACATCGGTGTGTCCATGTTTACCTTCCCCAAGCATCATTTTGATCCGCTGTTCATTTTTACCGGATTT ATGTGCGCGGCTATTGGGCGTGCTGTAAATATTTATCCCCTTTCAGCGTTGCTGAACATTGCTAGAAAGCCAAAGATTTCGTGGAACTTTCAGCACATGCTGTTCTTTGCAG GATTACGTGGTGCAATGTCTTTCGCACTTGCGATTCGTAACACGGTGTCCGATGCAAGACAGGCTATGCTAACGACAACGTCATTGATTGTTATTACTACCGTTATCATCCAGGGAGGTGCCGCTAACTTCCTGCTAAACTGGTTGAATATACC TGTTGGCGTTGATGATGAAACGGAAGTTCTACCCTATCAAGGCGTTCGTAGC GTGTACAATTCGATGGAGAACACAGCTGGG GATTTGGAAAATCCAGATAGTGAGGGTGCCACCACACCGGGAGGAACACGAAGAGGGCACGAAAAGGCTGTCCTGGCACGACTGTGGGGAAACTTCGATACAAG GTATATGAAACCATTGCTGACCCATTCGAGGCCGACATTGCTCGAAACGTTACCCGTTTGCTTGAGCCCATTGGCTCGTTTGCTCACCACAACCGAGCAGCTGACGCAG GATGGTCCAACGCGCCGTTCGGATTCCGATTCCGACCTATGCATCGATGACGATGATCGTGCTTCGCGCGGTGGCCCCACTGATGGTAGCGGTCGCAGGAACTCAATCAATCGC CAGAAACGTACTATTTAA
- the LOC126564205 gene encoding sodium/hydrogen exchanger 6 isoform X5 — protein sequence MFKRRVKSQHTHRSRYRFLPVVVLLVLAQWCLLNTAVTAESTDIELDAKANKIHQIDSLNLLLYTFLLTLTVLTIWLFKHRRVSWLHETGLAVIYGLIVGAIIRYAGTTTPIIHVSVEAEPDAKFNQSLPPDTLWLKFPGNLPHGSDQPVKANKTYTYSFRGELGNVEENEIDLKATFDPEIFFNIILPPIIFHAGYSLKRKYFFRNLGAILMFAIIGTTLSAFLIGALMYGFVQLMPKLKSSFTFLDTLYFGALISPTDPLTILAIFSDMHVDVNLYALVFGESVLNDAVAIVLSGAIQNYGEHYSSNGEFEGHAFLRSLGDFFSVFAFSLLIGASMGCVTAMMTKFTRIRDFPLLESALFVLMSYSTFLIAEAAELTGVVAVLFCGICQAHYTYNNLSDDSRTRTKQIFELLNFLAENFIFSYIGVSMFTFPKHHFDPLFIFTGFMCAAIGRAVNIYPLSALLNIARKPKISWNFQHMLFFAGLRGAMSFALAIRNTVSDARQAMLTTTSLIVITTVIIQGGAANFLLNWLNIPVGVDDETEVLPYQGVRSVYNSMENTAGSIDVGLNLSQLQVNRRASSLDLENPDSEGATTPGGTRRGHEKAVLARLWGNFDTRYMKPLLTHSRPTLLETLPVCLSPLARLLTTTEQLTQDGPTRRSDSDSDLCIDDDDRASRGGPTDGSGRRNSINRLEIMDDNEHGTFRVASSATIANRIIQQGRRASGKIFHF from the exons ATGTTTAAGCGGCGTGTGAAATCACAGCATACTCATCGATCGCGATATCGGTTtctgccggtggtggtgctgctagTGCTAGCCCAATGGTGCCTACTAAACACAGCCGTTACGGCCGAATCTACCGATATCGAGCTCGATGCGAAGGCGAACAAAATCCATCAGATCGATTCGCTCAATCTGTTGCTTTACACCTTCCTGCTAACGTTGACGGTGCTAACGATATGGTTATTTAAACATAGGCGCGTTTCATGGCTGCACGAAACGGGTCTGGCCGTTATATATG GCCTCATTGTGGGCGCCATTATCCGTTATGCAGGAACCACCACACCAATCATTCACGTTTCCGTGGAAGCCGAACCGGATGCCAAGTTCAACCAAAGCCTCCCACCGGACACGTTATGGCTCAAGTTTCCGGGAAATTTGCCGCACGGTTCCGATCAACcggtaaaagcaaacaaaacgtacaCGTACAGCTTTCGGGGCGAGCTGGGCAATGTGGAAGAGAACGAGATCGATCTGAAGGCGACGTTTGATCCGGAAATCTTTTTCAACATCATCCTGCCACCGATCATCTTCCATGCCGGTTACAGCTTAAAGAGG aaatatttcTTCCGTAACCTCGGAGCGATTTTAATGTTTGCCATCATCGGTACGACCCTGTCGGCGTTTTTAATTGGTGCACTAATGTACGGATTCGTCCAGCTGATGCCAAAGCTAAAGTCGAGCTTTACGTTTCTGGATACGCTGTACTTTGGGGCCCTTATTTCTCCTACGGATCCGCTTACCATTTTGGCGATCTTTAGCGATATGCATGTGGATGTTAATCTGTATGCGCTTGTGTTTGGTGAAAGTGTACTGAACGATGCCGTTGCGATCGTGCTCAGTGG tgCAATCCAAAACTACGGCGAACATTACTCGAGCAATGGTGAATTTGAAGGGCATGCGTTTTTACGATCGTTGGGCGATTTCTTTAGCGTGTTTGCCTTTTCACTGTTAATCGGTGCATCGATGGGGTGCGTTACGGCCATGATGACCAAGTTTACAAGGATACGAGACTTTCCACTGCTGGAATCGGCCTTGTTTGTACTGATGTCGTACAGTACGTTTTTAATTGCTGAAGCGGCTGAGTTGACCG GAGTTGTTGCTGTACTGTTTTGCGGCATCTGTCAAGCACATTACACGTACAACAACCTTTCGGATGACTCCCGGACACGGACGAAGCAGATATTTGAGTTGCTTAATTTTCTTGCTGAAAACTTCATCTTCTCGTACATCGGTGTGTCCATGTTTACCTTCCCCAAGCATCATTTTGATCCGCTGTTCATTTTTACCGGATTT ATGTGCGCGGCTATTGGGCGTGCTGTAAATATTTATCCCCTTTCAGCGTTGCTGAACATTGCTAGAAAGCCAAAGATTTCGTGGAACTTTCAGCACATGCTGTTCTTTGCAG GATTACGTGGTGCAATGTCTTTCGCACTTGCGATTCGTAACACGGTGTCCGATGCAAGACAGGCTATGCTAACGACAACGTCATTGATTGTTATTACTACCGTTATCATCCAGGGAGGTGCCGCTAACTTCCTGCTAAACTGGTTGAATATACC TGTTGGCGTTGATGATGAAACGGAAGTTCTACCCTATCAAGGCGTTCGTAGC GTGTACAATTCGATGGAGAACACAGCTGGG TCGATCGACGTTGGTTTAAATCTGAGTCAGCTGCAAGTGAATAGGCGAGCAAGCTCTTTG GATTTGGAAAATCCAGATAGTGAGGGTGCCACCACACCGGGAGGAACACGAAGAGGGCACGAAAAGGCTGTCCTGGCACGACTGTGGGGAAACTTCGATACAAG GTATATGAAACCATTGCTGACCCATTCGAGGCCGACATTGCTCGAAACGTTACCCGTTTGCTTGAGCCCATTGGCTCGTTTGCTCACCACAACCGAGCAGCTGACGCAG GATGGTCCAACGCGCCGTTCGGATTCCGATTCCGACCTATGCATCGATGACGATGATCGTGCTTCGCGCGGTGGCCCCACTGATGGTAGCGGTCGCAGGAACTCAATCAATCGC TTAGAAATTATGGACGACAATGAGCATGGCACGTTCCGCGTTGCATCCTCTGCCACTATTGCCAACCGCATCATACAGCAGGGAAGAAGGGCCAGTGGAAAAATATTCCACTTCTAA
- the LOC126564205 gene encoding sodium/hydrogen exchanger 7 isoform X2, translated as MFKRRVKSQHTHRSRYRFLPVVVLLVLAQWCLLNTAVTAESTDIELDAKANKIHQIDSLNLLLYTFLLTLTVLTIWLFKHRRVSWLHETGLAVIYGLIVGAIIRYAGTTTPIIHVSVEAEPDAKFNQSLPPDTLWLKFPGNLPHGSDQPVKANKTYTYSFRGELGNVEENEIDLKATFDPEIFFNIILPPIIFHAGYSLKRKYFFRNLGAILMFAIIGTTLSAFLIGALMYGFVQLMPKLKSSFTFLDTLYFGALISPTDPLTILAIFSDMHVDVNLYALVFGESVLNDAVAIVLSGAIQNYGEHYSSNGEFEGHAFLRSLGDFFSVFAFSLLIGASMGCVTAMMTKFTRIRDFPLLESALFVLMSYSTFLIAEAAELTGVVAVLFCGICQAHYTYNNLSDDSRTRTKQIFELLNFLAENFIFSYIGVSMFTFPKHHFDPLFIFTGFMCAAIGRAVNIYPLSALLNIARKPKISWNFQHMLFFAGLRGAMSFALAIRNTVSDARQAMLTTTSLIVITTVIIQGGAANFLLNWLNIPVGVDDETEVLPYQGVRSDLENPDSEGATTPGGTRRGHEKAVLARLWGNFDTRYMKPLLTHSRPTLLETLPVCLSPLARLLTTTEQLTQDGPTRRSDSDSDLCIDDDDRASRGGPTDGSGRRNSINRLEIMDDNEHGTFRVASSATIANRIIQQGRRASGKIFHF; from the exons ATGTTTAAGCGGCGTGTGAAATCACAGCATACTCATCGATCGCGATATCGGTTtctgccggtggtggtgctgctagTGCTAGCCCAATGGTGCCTACTAAACACAGCCGTTACGGCCGAATCTACCGATATCGAGCTCGATGCGAAGGCGAACAAAATCCATCAGATCGATTCGCTCAATCTGTTGCTTTACACCTTCCTGCTAACGTTGACGGTGCTAACGATATGGTTATTTAAACATAGGCGCGTTTCATGGCTGCACGAAACGGGTCTGGCCGTTATATATG GCCTCATTGTGGGCGCCATTATCCGTTATGCAGGAACCACCACACCAATCATTCACGTTTCCGTGGAAGCCGAACCGGATGCCAAGTTCAACCAAAGCCTCCCACCGGACACGTTATGGCTCAAGTTTCCGGGAAATTTGCCGCACGGTTCCGATCAACcggtaaaagcaaacaaaacgtacaCGTACAGCTTTCGGGGCGAGCTGGGCAATGTGGAAGAGAACGAGATCGATCTGAAGGCGACGTTTGATCCGGAAATCTTTTTCAACATCATCCTGCCACCGATCATCTTCCATGCCGGTTACAGCTTAAAGAGG aaatatttcTTCCGTAACCTCGGAGCGATTTTAATGTTTGCCATCATCGGTACGACCCTGTCGGCGTTTTTAATTGGTGCACTAATGTACGGATTCGTCCAGCTGATGCCAAAGCTAAAGTCGAGCTTTACGTTTCTGGATACGCTGTACTTTGGGGCCCTTATTTCTCCTACGGATCCGCTTACCATTTTGGCGATCTTTAGCGATATGCATGTGGATGTTAATCTGTATGCGCTTGTGTTTGGTGAAAGTGTACTGAACGATGCCGTTGCGATCGTGCTCAGTGG tgCAATCCAAAACTACGGCGAACATTACTCGAGCAATGGTGAATTTGAAGGGCATGCGTTTTTACGATCGTTGGGCGATTTCTTTAGCGTGTTTGCCTTTTCACTGTTAATCGGTGCATCGATGGGGTGCGTTACGGCCATGATGACCAAGTTTACAAGGATACGAGACTTTCCACTGCTGGAATCGGCCTTGTTTGTACTGATGTCGTACAGTACGTTTTTAATTGCTGAAGCGGCTGAGTTGACCG GAGTTGTTGCTGTACTGTTTTGCGGCATCTGTCAAGCACATTACACGTACAACAACCTTTCGGATGACTCCCGGACACGGACGAAGCAGATATTTGAGTTGCTTAATTTTCTTGCTGAAAACTTCATCTTCTCGTACATCGGTGTGTCCATGTTTACCTTCCCCAAGCATCATTTTGATCCGCTGTTCATTTTTACCGGATTT ATGTGCGCGGCTATTGGGCGTGCTGTAAATATTTATCCCCTTTCAGCGTTGCTGAACATTGCTAGAAAGCCAAAGATTTCGTGGAACTTTCAGCACATGCTGTTCTTTGCAG GATTACGTGGTGCAATGTCTTTCGCACTTGCGATTCGTAACACGGTGTCCGATGCAAGACAGGCTATGCTAACGACAACGTCATTGATTGTTATTACTACCGTTATCATCCAGGGAGGTGCCGCTAACTTCCTGCTAAACTGGTTGAATATACC TGTTGGCGTTGATGATGAAACGGAAGTTCTACCCTATCAAGGCGTTCGTAGC GATTTGGAAAATCCAGATAGTGAGGGTGCCACCACACCGGGAGGAACACGAAGAGGGCACGAAAAGGCTGTCCTGGCACGACTGTGGGGAAACTTCGATACAAG GTATATGAAACCATTGCTGACCCATTCGAGGCCGACATTGCTCGAAACGTTACCCGTTTGCTTGAGCCCATTGGCTCGTTTGCTCACCACAACCGAGCAGCTGACGCAG GATGGTCCAACGCGCCGTTCGGATTCCGATTCCGACCTATGCATCGATGACGATGATCGTGCTTCGCGCGGTGGCCCCACTGATGGTAGCGGTCGCAGGAACTCAATCAATCGC TTAGAAATTATGGACGACAATGAGCATGGCACGTTCCGCGTTGCATCCTCTGCCACTATTGCCAACCGCATCATACAGCAGGGAAGAAGGGCCAGTGGAAAAATATTCCACTTCTAA